From one Lolium rigidum isolate FL_2022 chromosome 4, APGP_CSIRO_Lrig_0.1, whole genome shotgun sequence genomic stretch:
- the LOC124648656 gene encoding PWWP domain-containing protein 3-like, whose amino-acid sequence MSSTPAAVAVAASDPGPDTEPKQEKAAGPDVTMAEASEAPAVAEVKDEEAVVLMVDDDAPEEPVTEAVADPLYATESAGMVVADEPMEGAQPGLDGADQLEPAAGVLAGEAEAKPGPAGDLAESSEPGENHAGAAHAAGSDNGGELDNGVAHFEENGPSLQCARYPLPPLDKEGFRVSDLVWGKVKSHPWWPGEIFDPANASELALKHQRKGGRLVAYFGDNSFAWCDESQLKPFVANYSQMEKQSSQDSFVGSVNYALEELSRRILSGMSCSCLPEELSDNGMSYMVENAGLKDGVTCSAVNRSEILTCFSPENLLQYIRSLALLPGQGGDLLELVIACSQLTSLYRSKGCPELASFQTGSAWVEDGVDTSPANNVVIEEVVVAEEPPPPPVEVKPKRGRGRPRKHRPEDNLGLTGKKGNSSVSNNNASYSTPQSVKDFNDLDANKKKRSLDSLEDSDAKSPTSAFGASFKIGECIRRAANQLTGTSSAVKSQNEPDNAAEAENAGFDVSSDDAVNELTVEKCAKRRRMLRHLIADPKELFSQLSSVAVEPMDKYNSSTMIISYFSDYRNYVVSATTEANVIEKTASKRGRKKRVLPSPELETTDHMQDSYWSGLSLHNHPIHSLKRAVINTRPRRKRKSVYDLSSVQHEEVAPKKQIQVIERSIIHVDEKIVDEWKPTALVLSFGRSTALPSETDLVKKFGRYGPLKESETEVQTNTNTVKIVFKKRADAERAFSDAGKYGTFGPSLRSYRLVNMPFSLGVSEPSKPEARPGDHGPEVSGKSEVSRDTVEVNQVDKSEKSEAVKAPSGEHVETVNKTCQSEPVKESSSEQVVQQACQPEADMVKKTGQIDAELTGPSDQTTTAKHNGQAETVARESSEQVSTMEQPSLEKQSEIALSGAATVAVQVAGAIEPDKVTEADAENEVPEETSAPMELQAQSSAEKPVEQDAAEQTSEIQAPKEASALSGAATGAVQVAGAIEPDEVTEADAENEVPEETSAPMELQAQSSAEKPGEQDAAEQTFEIQAPKEASVEIPCDLKLESKSLTEESVGQAATEQVKAPSDAVPPDSSDVQGSELQPETVQFQAVGGTSRKQEDTTAEADTVQDVTEASVLEAGLSKQTVEPKTAEVAAEQVSCPEQTVQVEDIIDTSDGHADVGKQTAQEVTMAEAIVEGSVESKIEAPVGETVEDKATARTLEEAEEGTTTAEAPVDEMESTDATEALDERITEAGNTIHYATVEAPDKEATTAEKTVDDGMFDAPEEKATTVEKTIEAVAVEAPHEKATAAERIVEGVAVEAPDEKATTAEKPIEDAAVEEPDEKVTAAEKTSEDATVETPDEKVTAAEKTSEDATVEMPDEKGAISKQTAEDAMVEAADAQVGGVTEQTS is encoded by the exons ATGAGCTCGACCCCTGCGGCCGTCGCCGTCGCGGCCTCGGATCCGGGGCCAGACACCGAGCCGAAGCAGGAGAAGGCCGCGGGGCCCGATGTGACCATGGCGGAGGCCTCGGAGGCGCCTGCTGTCGCCGAGGTGAAGGATGAAGAGGccgtggtgctgatggtggacgACGATGCTCCGGAAGAACCAGTCACGGAGGCCGTGGCCGATCCGCTCTATGCCACGGAGTCAGCCGGCATGGTCGTCGCAGACGAACCCATGGAAGGTGCGCAGCCGGGGCTCGACGGCGCCGACCAGCTAGAACCAGCAGCCGGGGTTTTGGCGGGCGAGGCGGAGGCGAAGCCGGGTCCGGCAGGGGATCTTGCTG AGTCCAGCGAGCCCGGGGAGAACCACGCCGGCGCGGCCCACGCGGCGGGGAGCGACAACGGCGGCGAGCTCGACAACGGCGTCGCGCATTTCGAGGAGAACGGGCCGTCGCTCCAGTGCGCCAGGTACCCCCTCCCGCCGCTCGACAAGGAAGGTTTCCGGGTCTCGGACCTGGTGTGGGGCAAGGTGAAGAGCCACCCGTGGTGGCCCGGCGAGATCTTTGACCCCGCGAACGCGTCCGAGCTGGCGCTCAAGCACCAGCGGAAGGGCGGCCGGCTGGTCGCGTACTTCGGGGACAACAGCTTCGCGTGGTGCGACGAGTCCCAGCTCAAGCCCTTTGTGGCCAACTACTCGCAGATGGAGAAGCAGAGCAGCCAGGACTCCTTTGTTGGCTCTGTCAATTACGCGCTCGAGGAGCTCTCGAGGCGGATACTGTCGGGCATGAGCTGCTCTTGCTTGCCGGAGGAGCTCTCGGACAATGGGATGTCGTATATGGTTGAGAATGCCGGGCTCAAGGATGGGGTTACTTGCTCGGCGGTTAACCGGTCTGAGATCTTGACGTGTTTTAGCCCGGAGAACCTGCTTCAGTATATTAGGTCGCTGGCTCTGCTCCCTGGCCAAGGCGGTGATCTGCTGGAGCTGGTGATAGCTTGTTCTCAACTTACGTCTCTCTATCGGTCCAAGGGATGCCCTGAGCTTGCGTCGTTCCAGACTGGCAGTGCATGGGTTGAGGATGGTGTGGATACTTCTCCCGCCAATAATGTAGTTATTGAGGAAGTTGTTGTTGCTgaagagcctcctcctcctcctgtcgAGGTCAAGCCCAAAAGAGGAAGGGGGAGACCTCGTAAACATAGGCCCGAGGATAACCTGGGGTTGACAGGGAAAAAGGGCAACTCCAGTGTCTCCAATAATAATGCTTCTTATAGCACTCCGCAGAGCGTCAAGGACTTCAATGATCTTGATGCGAACAAGAAGAAAAGGAGTCTTGACTCGCTTGAAGATTCAGATGCAAAATCACCAACTTCAGCTTTTGGTGCTTCTTTCAAGATTGGGGAGTGCATTCGGCGAGCTGCAAACCAGCTGACAGGAACATCGTCCGCTGTGAAGTCCCAGAATGAACCAGATAATGCCGCTGAAGCAGAGAATGCAGGATTTGATGTCTCCAGTGATGATGCCGTGAATGAACTTACTGTGGAAAAGTGTGCAAAGAGGAGACGCATGCTTAGGCATCTAATTGCAGACCCCAAGGAGTTATTCTCTCAGCTCAGTTCAGTTGCCGTAGAGCCAATGGACAAATATAATTCCTCCACAATGATAATTAGTTACTTCAGTGATTACAGGAATTATGTTGTCTCTGCTACTACTGAAGCAAACGTTATTGAAAAAACTGCATCAAAGAGGGGTAGAAAGAAGAGGGTTTTACCTTCTCCTGAGCTAGAGACTACTGATCATATGCAGGACTCCTACTGGTCTGGTTTGAGTTTGCATAATCACCCGATTCATAGTCTGAAAAGAGCTGTTATCAACACGAGGCCAAGGCGCAAGCGCAAGTCAGTATATGACTTGTCATCGGTACAGCATGAAGAGGTGGCTCCTAAGAAACAGATACAAGTGATAGAAAGATCAATTATCCATGTCGACGAAAAGATAGTCGACGAGTGGAAGCCCACCGCACTTGTTTTAAGCTTTGGCAGGTCTACTGCTCTTCCGTCAGAAACTGATCTGGTGAAGAAATTTGGTCGCTATGGGCCACTGAAAGAATCCGAAACTGAGGTGCAAACGAACACAAATACTGttaaaattgtcttcaagaagcgTGCTGATGCTGAAAGAGCTTTTAGCGATGCTGGAAAGTATGGCACTTTTGGTCCTTCACTTCGTAGCTACCGCCTTGTGAATATGCCGTTTTCTCTAGGAGTGTCAGAACCAAGTAAGCCTGAGGCGCGACCTGGGGATCATGGCCCAGAGGTTTCTG GTAAGTCTGAAGTTTCGCGGGATACTGTGGAAGTTAACCAAGTCGACAAAAGCGAGAAATCTGAAGCTGTAAAAGCGCCATCAGGTGAACACGTGGAGACCGTCAACAAAACATGCCAATCTGAACCTGTAAAAGAATCATCTAGTGAACAAGTTGTCCAGCAAGCTTGCCAACCTGAAGCTGACATGGTTAAGAAAACAGGACAAATTGATGCCGAGCTAACTGGGCCATCTGACCAAACTACAACAGCTAAACATAATGGGCAAGCTGAAACAGTTGCCAGGGAATCATCTGAACAAGTTAGCACAATGGAGCAACCTTCACTTGAAAAACAATCAGAGATTGCCCTGTCTGGAGCTGCAACTGTGGCAGTTCAGGTAGCTGGTGCGATCGAGCCAGACAAGGTAACAGAGGCTGATGCTGAGAATGAAGTTCCCGAGGAGACTAGCGCACCTATGGAATTGCAAGCTCAGAGTTCTGCTGAAAAACCAGTGGAACAAGATGCAGCTGAGCAAACATCGGAAATTCAAGCTCCAAAAGAAGCATCTGCCCTGTCTGGAGCTGCAACTGGGGCAGTTCAGGTAGCTGGTGCGATCGAGCCAGACGAGGTAACAGAGGCTGATGCTGAGAATGAAGTTCCCGAGGAGACTAGCGCACCTATGGAATTGCAGGCTCAGAGTTCTGCTGAAAAACCAGGTGAACAAGATGCAGCTGAGCAAACATTCGAAATTCAAGCTCCAAAAGAAGCATCAGTTGAAATTCCTTGTGACTTGAAGTTGGAAAGTAAATCTTTAACTGAAGAATCTGTAGGTCAAGCTGCAACTGAGCAAGTCAAAGCTCCATCAGATGCTGTACCCCCTGACAGTTCAGATGTTCAAGGATCTGAACTGCAACCAGAAACTGTGCAGTTCCAGGCTGTAGGAGGAACATCAAGAAAACAAGAGGATACAACAGCAGAAGCTGACACTGTTCAAGATGTAACTGAAGCATCAGTCCTAGAAGCTGGGCTGAGTAAGCAAACCGTGGAACCCAAAACTGCTGAAGTCGCAGCCGAACAAGTCAGCTGTCCTGAGCAAACTGTTCAAGTGGAAGATATAATTGACACATCAGATGGACATGCCGATGTTGGCAAACAAACTGCACAAGAGGTGACTATGGCTGAAGCCATTGTTGAGGGATCTGTGGAGTCAAAAATTGAAGCGCCAGTTGGGGAAACTGTAGAAGATAAAGCTACTGCCAGAACACTTGAGGAAGCTGAAGAAGGTACAACTACAGCTGAAGCACCAGTTGATGAAATGGAAAGCACAGATGCAACTGAAGCACTGGATGAGAGAATTACAGAAGCCGGGAACACCATCCATTATGCCACGGTTGAAGCACCCGATAAGGAAGCCACCACAGCCGAGAAGACTGTAGATGATGGCATGTTTGATGCACCAGAGGAAAAAGCTACAACAGTCGAGAAAACTATAGAGGCTGTCGCAGTTGAAGCACCACATGAGAAAGCTACAGCAGCCGAGAGAATCGTAGAGGGTGTTGCGGTTGAAGCACCAGATGAGAAAGCTACGACAGCCGAGAAACCCATAGAGGATGCCGCAGTTGAGGAACCAGATGAGAAAGTTACAGCAGCCGAGAAAACATCAGAGGATGCCACCGTTGAAACGCCAGATGAGAAAGTTACAGCAGCCGAGAAAACCTCAGAGGATGCCACCGTTGAAATGCCAGATGAGAAAGGTGCGATATCAAAGCAAACTGCAGAGGATGCCATGGTTGAGGCAGCTGATGCTCAAGTGGGGGGTGTAACTGAACAAACCAGCTAG